A single region of the Plasmodium reichenowi strain SY57 chromosome 9, whole genome shotgun sequence genome encodes:
- a CDS encoding DEAD/DEAH box helicase, putative: MDLMNDEYDIDEPKERNIIKGDYDDDNMGNGFSIINSYKDIDLNDINDLESIVKNDEISVDRKLEYFYSKLNSNIFDIFRIVADYENIYIISGEGLIIYVCMLLSKFYSFKNEEDKNILSFDNSLNMISVVYYIEKILSDICACNSNFHIIFFNVFNIFFEKKKNKLFQNYNLLRNAFIIHCKKNLIPYFIFNNWYNDENYNIYLIKYKPLFMFVEDSSSFLYAFNKYYVSNVNTHNKENNVNINQEKKNIFVDNDKNINGDHYDDDDDDKNIEKKKNYKEYIYKKNIYDTYNNDIREMSLCFYFLLLNNILRDIKCVFFFNLESEKNTINAFSINYTGVNFEAMKQLNDKASLLFDNVYYEKKENSNTEEINDKVSKKGCNINDCDSSNVLYINIQNIKDYDILYKEDNKNYNDVENKMLDRFMNNVKEQNVDLKNMALHIFFCKIIEEKEHVMDMKKKEYKYFHLVMKILFLHNYLLEKMNMLNLCIDNLNEFNDIYKIIKEAVHIHICDYLDVYNFLLKLLQRYEYSNILKSIRNSDLLNFFNSSIIQNLINFLCQKISQDVFIIEYDDMPFEDKDNFEMSYKNILKEKYECLFPIDLSFLRDDINMLCKRGDDATNNANEDNIINSNDDRLEVVSKNKEVNDDNKNIVTINLIRIKNELVETFFYLNDISHNNNNNNNNCEVDNMIEEKKREMVLKIIFINKCLEYDNNFFELTGMLHISERENVVDIFNSYMKLSSLSRNLPFANQKDEKYKLRRQQKDERRKAIIAKYFYISSLHHPIVISENHPWIKYYSYNIEKLYDYLRNEEKKKGITQRMKVLFDSSSEREDDEKDGDTEIVKINNITSDVKNKSKKNKRLSDSKHTNEKTIIKKKFCTNIKLKKNNDIFEILDDHFDEDSDRPEDMNSINEHGNKKEDSSNKKGKNETKVGKKGSKNSNATTLSRKDEILKKKELSNEKKTYEVDLERYNNLEQKIVKLASDDSYAEMNIWSLDIISGYNRLVDVYNFNNITNLIKSVDLQIKISMKVLNSMFHIIMYTKLKNIKTGKQKSDAIRSIILIYRLTNDIFNKFKEHLSEKDIVQIQTVLLSLGFQNSSYNLFEEYVKLKKDTYNNASSNDGKHEVGNKVDECVSSGKKGKENKKEESNSKKKISKGKKENNDTKDVNLKKGFKKGDVNNSNTIKSLDDIYKYKLESVKTYSELKIDENKEHEFQLYYMYYLLDRTTGNIKDSRVLFTLDTWQYNILNLVDRRKSILVSCPTSSGKTFICYYVMDKVLRLNNDSVVIYVAPNDTLALQIYHEVNGRFSTKGYSKYGGNKLCSYMTDKYAEEKALDSQIIIILPSILENILLSYYALNDMNENMNVSKFISKIEYIIFDEIHCIGDKEFYGSQIENIIHLINCPFLALSATIGNINCFYSWLQNVLLKKGRSINDLHLIKFYERFSDLILYVYTNKNLHHLNPLTCFNFRDILYKGINKDFYCNPREIYEIIIILFELARKKNFYHLVEFLEPSFYFQYTRCINKKKFIYYMHSVKEMIVYLIQNNYINNLEYDMIIHILLSNYMKNSYYIRDENEEDIERKNKINNNNNSNNNNNNNYDNTKNIVDNEEVKANDKVIKKSDKVVVKNLYKSTIRDNVPKEKLFQELYKRVNFDEKYISNRTNDLVKYTEMVNMEQEYLDSDKLIELLKKLEDINFLPCIVFNFERKELEDMTINLINELMKRQHDKYYGDEERAFNTKMENKMRREKYENMLKQREMLLKMKSMSRNQRLEQNIDKEYLDMLIDDEIPEPPLDVSEEYDKDFYFCNQKVYCNYVTEIEDLIKDAQKAIEGRKYKSILIEGLRRGIGLHYEVLPYKFTIIVESLFRLGFVKIIFSNKNLSLGINIPCRSIIFAGHTIELNSLMFKQTSGRAGRRGFDLYGNIIIWNINFKNLKRLITSPLQTLSGTYSVNFTNICRSMLLYNSLKRIRENEEGILKNKVIVNKPNKKKKKDETLSVAEKEEIFEKNRAINVNYFSRINGILSLFFNSLYYINSFEESKQNYNNMNNVVVSGDNVCSLTINYQNGNENGKGHINNISTCTTTSTSSVNNMENNNNSNMNGCGDKKSEGSERHDMIQHILHEFNEYKENDKLSKFINREYEYNELLVELLTNRKMKNNKLKEEKKMNELCFMTRAHFHIFLNVLIEMEALDEEGNIINLTELSIFLKKEYDNNLIITYLLIKKVLHNIIGDNTFLSSSVVISLNRIIDSITFEKNYYRSIIVDDATRGQFILLFILSHFINKRKENKIALTKALINSQYEENKSKLELFSSYYFPLLHALPSSIQKHIDHIENILLKYLVNYCLVVLIKLNLLNKKKAYLLPYTKLYIFQQHPCVSLKDIFPKKQKADYFKFYESKLRDYKVRSPFLVSLFKGDDFKSLDELLYTCLQDFDLRKDMLPDIVENYVSFYKYEDGIIKEEKICLNNSYILDYYIHGKYDVLRNKNNLGQYTWYIIDRFINSLKNIEHFLYEVKRERLLLSSDVFYTNLNTLKDYLERNFKSINSLHVKNN, encoded by the exons ATGGATTTGATGAATGATGAGTATGATATAGACGAGCCAAAGGAGAGGAATATTATTAAGGGTgattatgatgatgataatatggGTAATGGATTTTCTATAATAAATAGTTATAAAGATATTGATcttaatgatataaatgattTAGAAAGTAttgtaaaaaatgatgaaataaGTGTTGATAGGAAAttagaatatttttattccAAATTGAATagtaatatttttgatatatttcGCATAGTAGCAgattatgaaaatatatatattataagtGGTGAAGgtttaattatttatgtgtgtatgttattatcaaaattttatagttttaaaaatgaagaagataaaaatattctttcTTTCGATAACTCATTAAATATGATTAGTgttgtttattatatagaaAAGATTTTAAGTGATATTTGTGCTTGTAATTCTAATTtccatataatattttttaatgtatttaatatattttttgaaaagaaaaaaaataaattatttcagaattataatttattaagaaatgcttttataattcattgtaagaaaaatttaataccatattttatttttaataactGGTATAATGATGagaattataatatttatttaattaaatataaaccACTCTTTATGTTTGTTGAGGATAgttcttcttttttatatgcctttaataaatattatgtaagTAATGTGAATACTCATAATAAGGAGAATAACGTAAATATTAACCAAGAGAAGAAAAACATTTTTGTTGATAATgataagaatataaatgGTGATCATTAcgatgatgatgatgatgataaaaatatagagaaaaaaaaaaattataaagaatatatttacaaaaagaatatatacGATACctataataatgatatcAGAGAAATGTctttatgtttttattttcttttattaaataatattttaagaGACATCAAATGtgtattcttttttaatttagAATCAGAAAAAAATACTATAAACGCCTTTTCTATAAATTATACAGGTGTCAATTTTGAAGCCATGAAACAATTAAATGACAAGGCATCACTATTGTTTGataatgtatattatgaaaaaaaagaaaatagTAACACagaagaaataaatgataaagTATCAAAAAAAGGGTGTAACATAAATGATTGTGATTCATCgaatgttttatatattaatatacaaaatataaaagattatgatatattatataaagaagataataaaaattataatgatgtggaaaataaaatgttgGATCGTTTTATGAATAATGTAAAAGAACAGAACGTTGATCTGAAAAACATGGCTTTGCATATATTCTTTTGTAAAATAATTGAGGAGAAAGAACATGTAATGgatatgaagaaaaaggaatataaatattttcacttagttatgaaaatattatttttacataattatttattagaaaaaatgaatatgtTAAACCTTTGTATAGATAATTTGAATGAatttaatgatatatataaaataataaaagaagctgtacatatacatatatgtgATTATTTAgatgtatataattttcttttgaaATTGTTACAAAGATATGAATATagtaatattttaaaaagtataCGTAATAgtgatttattaaatttttttaattcatcAATAATTCagaatttaataaatttctTATGTCAGAAAATAAGTCAAgatgtttttattattgaATATGATGATATGCCTTTTGAAGATAAAGACAATTTTGAGATGagttataaaaatatattaaaagaaaagtaTGAGTGTTTGTTTCCAATCgatttatcttttttacgagacgatataaatatgttatgTAAAAGAGGAGATGATGCAACTAATAATGCAAATGaggataatattataaattctAATGATGATAGGCTTGAAGTTGTAAGTAAAAATAAGGAGGTgaatgatgataataaaaatattgttaCTATAAATTTGATTAGAATTAAGAATGAATTAGTAgaaacatttttttatttaaacGATATAAgtcataataataataataataataataattgtgAAGTTGATAATATGATTGAAGAGAAAAAGAGAGAAATggttttaaaaataatttttattaataaatgcttagaatatgataataatttttttgaattaaCAGGAATGTTACATATATCCGAAAGAGAAAACGTTGTAGATATTTTTAATAGTTATATGAAATTATCTTCTCTAAGTCGAAATCTCCCATTTGCTAATCAAAAAGAtgagaaatataaattaagaCGTCAACAAAAGGATGAAAGAAGGAAAGCTATTATAGcgaaatatttttatattagtTCATTACATCATCCTATTGTTATATCTGAAAATCATCCTTGgattaaatattattcttataatattgaaaaGCTTTATGATTATCTAAGaaatgaagaaaagaaaaagggTATAACACAAAGAATGAAAGTATTATTTGATAGTTCATCTGAAAGGgaagatgatgaaaaagatGGTGACACTGAAATTgttaaaattaataatattacttCAGATGTTAAGAAcaaaagtaaaaaaaataaaagattaAGTGATTCTAAACATACTAATgaaaaaacaataataaagaaaaagttctgtacaaatattaaattaaaaaaaaataatgacaTCTTTGAAATATTAGATGATCATTTTGATGAAGATTCAGATAGACCTGAAGATATGAATTCGATTAATGAACATGGAAATAAGAAAGAGGATTCtagtaataaaaaagggaaaaatGAAACAAAAGTTGGAAAAAAAGGTTCGAAAAATAGTAATGCTACTACATTAAGTAGAAAAGATGagattttaaaaaagaaagaattatctaatgaaaaaaaaacatatgaAGTAGATTTAGAAAGATATAATAACTTAGAACAGAAAATTGTAAAATTAGCTAGTGATGATAGTTATGCAGAAATGAATATATGGTCATTAGATATTATATCAGGTTATAATAGATTAGTAgatgtatataattttaataatattactaatttaataaaaagtGTCGATTtacaaattaaaattaGTATGAAGGTGTTAAATTCCATgtttcatattataatgtataccaaattaaaaaatattaaaacaGGTAAACAAAAATCAGACGCTATTCGaagtattattttaatatatagattaaccaatgatatttttaataagtTTAAAGAACACTTAAGTGAAAAGGATATTGTACAGATACAAACCGTTTTGTTGTCTTTAGGGTTTCAAAATAGTAgttataatttatttgaagaatatgtaaaattaaaaaaagatacTTATAATAATGCATCTTCAAATGATGGAAAGCATGAGGTTGGAAATAAGGTAGATGAATGTGTGAGCTCAGGTAAAAAGGGTAAAGAGaataaaaaggaagaaAGTAATagtaagaaaaaaattagtaAAGGTAAAAAAGAGAATAATGATACAAAAGATGTTAATTTGAAAAAAGGGTTTAAAAAAGGTGATGtaaataatagtaatacTATAAAATCATTggatgatatatataaatataaattagAATCAGTAAAAACATATAGTGAGTTAAAAATTGATGAGAATAAAGAACATGAATTTCagttatattatatgtattatttattagaTAGAACAACtggaaatataaaagatagtcgtgttttatttacattGGATACATGgcaatataatatattaaatttagTTGATAGAAGAAAAAGTATTTTGGTATCATGTCCAACTAGTAGTGGTAAAacatttatttgttattatgTTATGGATAAAGTATTAAgattaaataatgatagtgttgttatatatgtagCACCTAATGATACATTGGCTTTACAAATTTATCATGAAGTAAATGGTAGGTTTAGTACTAAAGGATATTCAAAATATGGTGGTAATAAattatgttcatatatGACAGATAAATATGCTGAAGAGAAAGCATTAGATTctcaaattattataattttaccAAGTATTTTAGAAAATATTCTTCTTTCATATTATGCTTTAAATGATATgaatgaaaatatgaatgTATCGAAATTTATTAGTAaaatagaatatataatattcgATGAAATTCATTGTATAGGTGATAAAGAATTTTATGGTAGTCaaattgaaaatattattcatttaattaATTGTCCATTTCTAGCTTTATCTGCAACTATTGGTAATAttaattgtttttattCTTGGTTacaaaatgtattattGAAAAAAGGAAGAAGTATAAATGATCTTcatttaattaaattttatgaGAGATTTTCtgatttaatattatatgtatatactAACAAAAATTTACATCATTTAAATCCTTTAACttgttttaattttagagatatattatataaaggTATTAATAAAGATTTTTATTGTAATCCTAGAGAAATTtatgaaattattatcatattatttgaattaGCTAGAAAGAAGAATTTTTATCACCTTGTCGAATTTTTAGAACcttcattttattttcaatatactagatgtattaataaaaaaaagtttatttattatatgcaTAGTGTAAAAGAAATGATAGTGTATTTgatacaaaataattatattaacaaCTTGGAATATGATATgattattcatatattactatcgaattatatgaaaaattcttattatataagggacgaaaatgaagaagatatagaaagaaaaaataaaataaataacaataataatagtaataataataataataataattatgataatacaaaaaatattgtcGACAATGAAGAAGTAAAAGCAAATGATAAAGTGATTAAAAAAAGTGATAAAGTGGTTGTTaagaatttatataaaagtacTATTCGTGATAATGTTCCTAAAGAAAAGTTATTTcaagaattatataaacgTGTTAATTTTGAtgagaaatatatttcgAATAGAACGAACGATTTAGTAAAATATACTGAAATGGTTAATATGGAACAAGAATATTTAGATAGTGACAAATTAATAGagttattaaaaaaacTAGAAGATATAAACTTTTTACCATGTATTGTTTTCAATTTTGAAAGAAAAGAATTAGAAGATATGActattaatttaataaatgaattaatgaaaagacaacatgataaatattatgGAGATGAAGAAAGAGCATTTAATACaaaaatggaaaataaaatgagacgtgaaaaatatgaaaatatgttaaaacAAAGAGAAatgttattaaaaatgaaaagtATGTCTAGAAATCAAAGATTAGAACAAAATATCgataaagaatatttagATATGTTAATAGATGATGAAATACCTGAACCTCCTCTTGATGTTTCTGAAGAATATGATAAagatttttatttttgtaatcAAAAGGTATATTGTAATTATGTTACTGAAATTGAAGATTTAATTAAAGATGCACAAAAAGCTATAGAGGgtagaaaatataaatctaTATTAATTGAAGGTTTAAGAAGAGGTATAGGTTTACATTATGAAGTATTACCATATAAATTTACTATTATTGTTGAATCATTATTTAGATTAGGTTTtgttaaaataatatttagtaataaaaatttatcaTTAGGTATTAATATTCCATGCAGATCCATTATTTTTGCTGGTCATACCATTGAATTGAATTCACTTATGTTTAAACAAACATCTGGAAGAGCAGGAAGACGTGGTTTTGATTTATAtggaaatattattatttggaATATTAACTTTAAAAATTTGAAAAGATTAATTACCTCACCTTTACAAACTCTATCAGGAACTTATTCTGTAaattttacaaatatatgtaGAAGTATGTTGTTATATAATAGTTTAAAAAGGATAAGAGAGAATGAAGAGggtattttaaaaaataaggtAATTGTGAATAAAccaaataaaaagaaaaagaaagatGAAACATTAAGTGTAGCtgaaaaagaagaaatatttGAGAAAAATAGAGCAATAAATGTCAATTATTTTAGTAGAATTAATGGTATCTTAAGtttgttttttaattcattatattacataaattCCTTTGAGGAAAGTAAACagaattataataatatgaataatgtTGTTGTATCTGGAGATAATGTATGTTCTTTAACGATAAATTATCAAAATGGAAATGAAAATGGTAAGGgtcatataaataacattAGTACATGTACCACGACAAGTACATCTAGTGTAAACaatatggaaaataataataatagtaatatgAATGGATGTGGTGATAAAAAAAGTGAAGGATCAGAAAGACATGATATGATTCAACATATATTACATGAATTCaatgaatataaagaaaatgataaattatcaaaatttattaatcgtgaatatgaatataatgaattaCTTGTTGAATTATTAACAAAcagaaaaatgaaaaataataaacttaaagaagaaaagaaaatgaatGAATTATGTTTTATGACTAGAGCtcattttcatatatttttaaatgttcTTATAGAAATGGAAGCTTTAGATGAAGAAggtaatataataaatttaacTGAGTtaagtatatttttaaaaaaagaatatgataataatttaatcataacatatttattaataaaaaaggtattgcataatattattggtgataatacatttttatcatcatctgTTGTTATATCTTTAAATAGGATAATTGATAGCATTacatttgaaaaaaattattatcgTAGTATTATTGTAGATGACGCAACCAGAGGtcaatttattttattatttattttatcacattttataaataaaagaaaggaaaataaaatagcTTTAACAAAAGCATTAATAAATAGTcaatatgaagaaaataaatcaaaattaGAATTATTTAGTTCCTATTATTTTCCATTATTACATGCACTCCCCTCATCTATACAAAAACATATTGATCatattgaaaatatattattaaagtATTTGGTAAATTATTGTTTGGTGGTACTTATTAAATTGAATTTGTTGAATAAAAAGAAGGCCTATTTATTGCCTTACACAAAATTGTACATTTTTCAGCAACATCCATGTGTGAGCTTAAAGGATATTTTCCCTAAAAAACAAAAGGCTGACTATTTTAAGTTTTACGAATCTAag TTACGAGATTATAAAGTGAGATCCCCCTTTTTGGTTTCTCTTTTTAAAGGTGACGATTTCAAAAGCTTAGATGAATTACTTTATACATGTTTACAAGATTTTGACTTACGAAAGGATATGTTACCAGATATAGTAGAAAACTACGtatcattttataaatacgAGGATGGTATAattaaagaagaaaagaTATGTTTGAATAATTCTTATATCcttgattattatatacatgGAAAGTATGATGTCTTAcgtaataaaaataatctTGGTCAATATACTTGGTATATTATTGACAGGTTTATAAATTCCTTAAAGAATATAGAACATTTCTTATATGAAGTAAAAAGAGAaagattattattatcatctgATGTCTTCTATACAAATTTGAACACTTTAAAAGATTATCTTGAGAGAAATTTTAAATCAATCAATTCGTTACATgtgaaaaataattaa